One genomic region from Xyrauchen texanus isolate HMW12.3.18 chromosome 16, RBS_HiC_50CHRs, whole genome shotgun sequence encodes:
- the LOC127656749 gene encoding AP-4 complex subunit sigma-1-like: MIKFLLMVNKQGETRLSKYYETVDIEKRAALEADLVRGCLSRKKEECSFVEYKDYKLNELSIYELVHNFVEVLDKYFSHVCELDIMFKLDKVHIILDEMILNGHIVETNKDQILAPLLALDKMTES; this comes from the exons ATGATCAAGTTCCTGCTGATGGTCAACAAACAAGGGGAGACTCGCCTCTCTAAGTATTATGAGACAGTGGACATTGAGAAGAGGGCAGCTCTTGAAGCTGACTTGGTCAGGGGATGTCTATCCCGGAAGAAGGAAGAG TGTTCGTTTGTGGAGTATAAGGACTACAAACtg AATGAACTCTCAATTTATGAGCTTGTGCACAACTTTGTCGAAGTGTTAGACAAGTATTTCAGTCATGTG TGTGAACTGGAT ATCATGTTCAAATTGGATAAAGTACACATTATCTTAGATGAAATGATCCTGAATGGACACATTGTGGAGACCAACAAGGACCAAATACTTGCACCATTACTGGCCCTGGACAAGATGACTGAAAGCTGA